The proteins below come from a single Streptococcus hyointestinalis genomic window:
- a CDS encoding DEAD/DEAH box helicase, with protein MSRMIPGRVRNQGIALYDDGSIASVSEQNGTIIANIQNEKLQYTLNGDVVDCTCPLFSSKGYCEHLAALEYYLKNAPTGKALVESLEAPKEEVELPKEASFSNLFLDSLLGSDDDTTRYRLCAYGEINANGNEVWWTLKLNRLPDSKSYVIRDIRAFLATVQKEGFYQIGKHYFESLSYGQFDEKSQELLCFLAKLLPDSDQFGAENCLRHNGRYLFFSSGFFTEGVAYLQALYDFNFEADNKSYAKLVTKRLEGKDNLFVFTVVVERHSVVLTIAEHDFDTLYGSRILRRDNTFYLLDPKQLKILQAIHSLPIETDDKRHLFFTHDDQPSLAMSLLDFQLLGVVHAPENYQVKDFTTHFYLDMPEDDKISLQLVFDYGDGLLVDNQKDLQELPFTSHYRHQERLFRFLVSKGFDKRFKTSLVLENAEDVYYFFVEWLPDFEKRGIVHLSPRLASQRIQEQPKIALDFQGGFLDISFDFSSLDEKDIDKALDALLDNQSYFVNKKGKLLVFDEETQKVSKVLQSLQTSTLSDGHLKVHQAEAYRLSHLLSADRQVVFSKNFEQLVHDLRYPEEYALPDISVQATLRDYQQLGVRWLSMLADYGFGGILADDMGLGKTLQTIAFLSSRLTKQSRVLILAPSSLIFNWQDEFKKFAPQLDVAVSYGLKPARDSIIAENHQVIISSYAAFRQDFETYQSQSFAYDYLILDEAQVMKNAQTKISKRLHQFEVKHCFALSGTPIENKLLEIWSIFSIVMPGLLPNKREFLKLSSTQVARYIKPFILRRRKEDVLPELPDLLEMTYTNELADKQKAMYLAQLRQMQKSIAGASDASISRQKIEILSGITRLRQICNSPSLFMEDYDGESGKVESLRMLLAQLKENGHRALIFSQFRGMLDIAEKELKALEMTSYKLTGSTPSADRQEMTKAFNKGAKDVFLISLKAGGVGLNLTGADTVILIDLWWNPAVEMQAISRAHRIGQKSTVEVYRLITRGTIEEKILELQESKKNLVTTVLDGNESRSSLSAEEIREILGVDEPVT; from the coding sequence ATGAGTAGAATGATTCCAGGGCGTGTCCGCAATCAAGGAATTGCTCTTTACGACGATGGTTCAATTGCATCCGTTTCAGAGCAAAATGGGACAATTATCGCCAATATTCAAAATGAAAAACTCCAATACACTTTAAATGGTGATGTTGTAGACTGTACGTGCCCGCTTTTTTCGAGTAAGGGCTACTGTGAGCATTTAGCAGCCTTAGAGTATTACCTCAAGAACGCTCCAACTGGGAAGGCGCTTGTTGAGAGCTTGGAAGCTCCAAAAGAAGAAGTCGAACTTCCTAAGGAAGCTTCTTTTAGCAACCTCTTTTTAGATAGTTTATTAGGTAGTGATGATGATACGACACGCTACCGTCTTTGTGCTTATGGCGAGATAAACGCCAATGGCAACGAGGTTTGGTGGACACTTAAGTTAAACCGCCTGCCAGACAGTAAGAGCTATGTCATCAGAGACATCCGAGCTTTTTTAGCAACGGTTCAAAAAGAAGGTTTCTATCAGATTGGTAAGCACTATTTTGAGTCGCTCTCTTATGGGCAGTTTGATGAAAAGAGTCAAGAGTTACTCTGCTTTTTAGCAAAATTGTTGCCAGACTCTGACCAGTTTGGGGCTGAGAATTGTCTACGTCATAACGGACGCTATCTCTTTTTTAGCAGTGGTTTTTTCACTGAGGGCGTTGCTTATTTACAGGCTCTTTATGACTTTAACTTTGAAGCGGACAATAAGTCCTACGCAAAACTTGTGACCAAGCGACTAGAAGGTAAGGACAATCTTTTTGTTTTTACAGTGGTTGTAGAGCGTCATAGTGTTGTTTTGACCATTGCTGAGCATGATTTTGACACACTCTATGGCAGTCGTATTCTACGTCGTGACAACACCTTTTACCTGCTCGATCCGAAGCAGCTGAAAATCTTGCAAGCCATTCACAGTTTACCGATTGAGACGGATGATAAGCGTCATCTTTTCTTCACGCATGATGATCAGCCTTCTCTTGCCATGAGTTTACTTGATTTTCAGCTTTTAGGAGTGGTGCATGCTCCCGAAAACTATCAGGTTAAGGACTTTACGACGCATTTTTACTTGGATATGCCAGAGGATGATAAGATTAGTTTGCAGCTCGTTTTTGACTATGGGGACGGTCTTTTGGTGGACAACCAAAAGGATTTGCAGGAGTTGCCTTTTACCAGTCATTATCGCCATCAAGAGCGTCTTTTCCGCTTTTTGGTCAGTAAAGGCTTTGATAAGCGCTTTAAGACCAGTCTTGTCTTAGAAAACGCAGAAGATGTCTATTACTTCTTTGTAGAGTGGTTGCCAGACTTCGAGAAACGTGGCATTGTGCATTTGTCACCTCGCCTAGCTAGTCAACGTATCCAAGAGCAACCTAAAATTGCCCTTGATTTTCAAGGTGGTTTCCTAGATATTTCCTTTGACTTTTCAAGTCTTGATGAAAAGGATATCGACAAAGCCCTTGACGCTCTTCTTGATAATCAATCTTACTTTGTCAATAAAAAAGGGAAGCTACTGGTTTTTGATGAGGAAACGCAAAAGGTCAGTAAAGTCTTGCAGAGTTTACAAACCAGTACGCTTTCTGATGGGCACTTGAAGGTGCACCAAGCAGAAGCTTACAGGTTGTCTCATCTGCTGTCTGCTGATCGTCAGGTAGTATTTTCTAAGAACTTTGAGCAGCTTGTACATGACCTAAGGTACCCAGAGGAGTACGCCCTGCCAGATATTAGTGTGCAGGCGACACTTAGAGACTATCAGCAGTTAGGAGTACGCTGGCTGTCCATGCTTGCAGACTATGGCTTTGGTGGGATTTTGGCAGATGATATGGGGCTTGGTAAGACCTTGCAGACCATTGCTTTTTTGAGTTCACGCTTGACCAAGCAGTCACGTGTCCTTATCTTAGCGCCGTCTAGTTTGATTTTTAACTGGCAGGATGAGTTCAAGAAATTTGCTCCGCAGTTAGATGTGGCTGTTTCTTACGGCTTAAAGCCAGCACGAGACAGTATCATCGCTGAAAATCACCAAGTCATTATCTCAAGCTATGCTGCTTTTCGTCAGGACTTTGAGACTTATCAATCTCAAAGTTTTGCCTATGATTATTTGATTTTAGATGAGGCGCAGGTCATGAAAAATGCCCAGACCAAGATTTCAAAACGCCTACACCAGTTTGAGGTCAAACACTGCTTTGCCCTGTCTGGAACACCGATAGAAAATAAATTATTAGAAATATGGTCTATTTTTTCTATTGTCATGCCAGGGCTTTTGCCGAATAAACGTGAGTTTCTTAAGTTAAGCTCAACACAGGTCGCCCGCTACATCAAGCCTTTTATTCTACGCCGTCGTAAAGAGGATGTACTGCCAGAATTGCCAGACTTGCTTGAGATGACCTATACCAATGAACTAGCAGACAAGCAAAAAGCTATGTACCTAGCGCAATTGCGTCAAATGCAAAAAAGTATCGCTGGTGCTAGTGACGCTAGTATCAGCCGTCAGAAAATCGAGATCCTATCGGGTATCACTCGCTTACGCCAAATCTGCAACTCGCCAAGTCTTTTTATGGAGGATTATGATGGGGAGAGCGGTAAAGTGGAGAGTCTTCGTATGCTACTTGCCCAGCTAAAGGAAAATGGGCACCGTGCACTCATCTTCTCACAATTTAGAGGCATGCTTGATATTGCTGAAAAAGAGCTCAAAGCCCTTGAAATGACCAGCTACAAACTCACAGGCTCAACCCCATCTGCTGACCGCCAAGAGATGACCAAAGCCTTTAACAAAGGAGCTAAAGACGTCTTTCTCATTTCACTAAAGGCAGGAGGTGTTGGGCTCAATCTCACAGGTGCAGACACGGTTATCTTGATTGACCTTTGGTGGAATCCAGCAGTTGAAATGCAAGCCATTAGCCGTGCCCATCGTATCGGACAAAAAAGCACCGTTGAAGTCTACCGCTTAATCACACGAGGCACCATCGAGGAAAAAATTCTTGAACTTCAAGAAAGCAAGAAAAATCTAGTCACCACAGTCCTTGATGGCAATGAAAGCAGAAGCTCTCTATCTGCTGAGGAAATCCGTGAAATACTTGGTGTGGATGAACCAGTCACTTAA
- a CDS encoding DnaD domain protein: MMPIDTFRYVKNNQTSRDLDNLTQLYQPIIGNDAQALYLYFQSFFDNGNYDHKVTDILNHLQFGAPRLNEALDFLTAMGLVALYQTVEGVYLVKLNSPLDREHFLAHAVYRKLLEARIGEVAVKELEYVLPQDVTNQSKRFSDVFGHVEKSASAKTVMSSAVQFDLESFKRLMQRDGLFFKDEQADVVTLYSIAERYHLNWFDTYQLAKKTAIDGEIAPKRMVKDRQNETQQTTTTSFTESEQALIREAKSSAALPFLEKIKQTRRAVVTSSEKQLLKDLAAMSFLDEVINIMVLYTLNKTKSANLNKPYLMKVANDFSYQKITSAEEAVLKMRSFTERKKSPSKQAKPKTKTNVPAWSNPDFKDNTTPEMQAKLDSQKQGLLEKLRKAGE; this comes from the coding sequence ATGATGCCGATTGACACCTTTCGCTACGTCAAAAATAATCAAACGAGTCGAGACCTAGACAATCTCACACAGCTCTATCAGCCGATTATTGGCAATGACGCACAGGCACTCTATCTTTATTTTCAAAGTTTTTTTGACAATGGGAACTATGATCACAAGGTCACAGATATTTTGAATCACTTGCAGTTTGGCGCTCCTCGCTTAAATGAAGCTCTTGATTTTTTGACAGCTATGGGTTTGGTTGCGCTCTACCAGACTGTGGAGGGTGTTTATCTGGTCAAGCTCAACTCGCCCCTTGATAGAGAGCATTTTCTAGCGCATGCTGTTTACCGTAAGCTTTTAGAAGCTAGGATTGGTGAGGTAGCTGTCAAGGAGTTGGAGTATGTTCTGCCTCAGGATGTAACCAATCAGTCCAAACGTTTTTCAGATGTTTTTGGGCATGTGGAAAAAAGTGCGTCTGCTAAAACGGTGATGTCTTCAGCTGTGCAGTTTGATTTGGAGAGTTTCAAGCGCCTTATGCAGCGTGATGGTTTGTTCTTTAAGGATGAGCAGGCGGATGTGGTGACCTTGTACTCGATAGCTGAGCGCTACCATCTCAACTGGTTTGACACTTACCAGCTTGCTAAAAAAACAGCCATCGATGGCGAGATAGCACCTAAAAGAATGGTCAAAGACCGTCAAAATGAGACGCAGCAAACAACGACAACAAGCTTTACAGAGAGTGAGCAAGCGCTCATTCGTGAAGCAAAATCCAGTGCTGCTCTGCCATTTTTAGAAAAAATCAAGCAAACGAGACGTGCCGTTGTGACCTCTAGCGAGAAACAGCTGCTTAAAGACCTAGCTGCCATGAGCTTTTTAGACGAGGTCATCAATATTATGGTCCTCTATACGCTCAATAAAACCAAATCCGCTAATCTCAACAAACCTTATCTCATGAAGGTGGCAAATGATTTTTCTTATCAGAAAATCACGAGTGCAGAAGAAGCGGTACTAAAGATGCGCAGCTTCACAGAGCGCAAAAAATCACCTTCTAAACAAGCAAAACCAAAAACCAAAACTAATGTTCCAGCATGGAGCAATCCTGATTTTAAAGACAATACAACACCTGAAATGCAGGCTAAGCTTGATAGTCAAAAGCAAGGCTTGCTAGAGAAACTAAGAAAGGCTGGTGAGTAG
- the der gene encoding ribosome biogenesis GTPase Der, whose translation MALPTVAIVGRPNVGKSTLFNRIAGERISIVEDVEGVTRDRIYATGEWLNRSFSLIDTGGIDDVDAPFMEQIKHQADIAMTEADVIVFVVSGKEGVTDADEYVSKILYRTNKPVILVVNKVDNPEMRSDIYDFYSLGLGDPYPVSSVHGIGTGDVLDAIVENLPVEAVEENPDIIKFSLIGRPNVGKSSLINAILGEERVIASPIAGTTRDAIDTHFTDSSGQEFLMIDTAGMRKSGKVYENTEKYSVMRSMRAIDRSDVVLMVINAEEGIREYDKRIAGFAHEAGKGIIIVVNKWDTITKDNRTVKEWEDDIRDNFQYISYAPIIFVSALTKQRLNKLPDMIKAISESQNKRIPSAVLNDVIMDAIATNPTPTDKGKRLKIFYGTQVAVKPPTFVIFVNEEELMHFSYLRFLENQIRAAFGFEGTPIHLIARKRK comes from the coding sequence ATGGCATTACCAACAGTTGCCATTGTTGGTCGTCCCAATGTCGGGAAGTCAACATTGTTTAATCGTATTGCAGGAGAGCGCATTTCGATTGTCGAGGATGTCGAAGGGGTGACTCGTGACCGCATTTATGCGACTGGTGAGTGGCTCAATCGCTCTTTTTCGCTGATTGATACGGGTGGTATTGATGATGTGGATGCGCCTTTTATGGAGCAAATCAAACATCAAGCTGATATTGCCATGACAGAAGCGGATGTTATCGTTTTTGTCGTGTCTGGAAAAGAAGGTGTCACAGACGCTGATGAGTACGTCTCAAAAATCCTCTATCGCACCAACAAACCTGTCATTTTGGTGGTCAATAAAGTGGACAATCCAGAGATGAGAAGCGATATTTATGATTTTTACTCACTCGGACTTGGTGACCCATATCCAGTGTCGTCTGTTCACGGTATCGGAACCGGTGATGTGCTAGACGCTATCGTGGAAAATCTCCCTGTCGAAGCGGTAGAGGAAAATCCAGACATCATCAAGTTCAGTCTTATTGGGCGCCCAAATGTCGGAAAATCAAGCCTTATCAACGCTATCCTTGGCGAGGAGCGTGTCATTGCCAGTCCTATCGCAGGAACAACTCGTGATGCGATTGATACGCACTTCACAGACAGCTCTGGTCAAGAGTTCTTGATGATTGATACCGCTGGTATGCGCAAGTCTGGCAAGGTCTATGAAAACACGGAAAAATACTCTGTCATGCGCTCTATGCGAGCCATTGACCGCAGTGATGTTGTCCTCATGGTGATTAACGCTGAGGAGGGCATTCGTGAGTATGACAAGCGTATCGCTGGTTTTGCACACGAAGCTGGAAAAGGTATTATCATTGTTGTCAACAAATGGGATACTATCACAAAGGACAATCGCACCGTCAAAGAATGGGAAGATGATATCCGTGATAACTTCCAATACATCAGCTACGCTCCGATTATCTTTGTATCAGCGCTGACCAAACAACGTCTTAATAAACTACCTGATATGATCAAGGCAATCAGCGAAAGTCAAAACAAACGTATCCCGTCAGCTGTTTTGAACGATGTCATCATGGACGCTATCGCAACCAACCCAACGCCAACGGACAAAGGCAAACGCTTGAAGATTTTCTACGGTACACAAGTTGCCGTCAAACCACCGACCTTTGTCATTTTTGTCAATGAAGAAGAGCTCATGCACTTCTCTTACCTACGCTTTTTGGAAAATCAAATCCGTGCTGCCTTTGGCTTTGAAGGCACACCGATTCACTTGATTGCACGAAAGAGAAAATAA
- the dnaI gene encoding primosomal protein DnaI translates to MKSVGESMGELNRQVDTDWVQAILSDPQVAEFITSHQLTQHEINISLSKFNQFLLERRKYETNDATYHAKGYRPILVMNEGYADVTYQETKELIEAQKAQAITKNINLVNLPKSYKNITFRDIDPTASKLAVLNILVDFVEQYPKEGQKGLYLYGDMGIGKSYFMAALAHEMSVLGVATTMVHFPSYVLDVKNAISTGTVKEMVDAIKLAPVLILDDIGAEQATSWVRDEVLQVILQYRMTENLPTFFTSNYSFLDLEAKWANIKGNDETWQARRVLERVRYLANEFHLEGGNRRHDAMEE, encoded by the coding sequence ATGAAGTCTGTAGGAGAGTCTATGGGCGAGCTTAATCGTCAGGTTGATACTGACTGGGTGCAGGCGATTTTGTCAGACCCGCAGGTGGCAGAGTTCATCACAAGCCACCAACTGACCCAGCACGAAATCAACATTAGCTTGTCAAAATTTAACCAATTTTTGCTGGAGCGCAGAAAGTATGAGACAAACGATGCGACTTATCACGCTAAGGGCTATCGTCCTATACTGGTGATGAATGAGGGCTACGCTGATGTCACTTATCAAGAGACAAAAGAGCTCATTGAAGCGCAAAAAGCGCAAGCTATTACTAAGAATATCAATCTTGTCAACCTCCCAAAATCGTATAAAAACATCACGTTTAGAGATATTGACCCGACAGCGTCTAAGTTAGCTGTTCTCAATATCTTGGTGGATTTTGTCGAGCAGTACCCGAAAGAGGGGCAAAAAGGGCTCTACCTCTACGGTGATATGGGTATTGGCAAGTCCTATTTTATGGCAGCACTAGCGCATGAGATGTCTGTTTTAGGGGTTGCTACGACCATGGTGCATTTTCCAAGCTATGTCCTTGATGTCAAAAATGCCATCTCAACTGGCACGGTAAAGGAAATGGTGGACGCTATCAAGTTAGCGCCGGTGTTGATTTTAGATGATATTGGTGCAGAGCAGGCGACGTCTTGGGTGCGTGATGAGGTCTTGCAGGTCATCTTACAGTACCGCATGACAGAGAATTTGCCGACCTTTTTCACCTCCAACTATTCCTTTTTAGATTTGGAAGCTAAGTGGGCAAATATCAAGGGCAATGATGAGACTTGGCAGGCAAGACGTGTCTTAGAGCGTGTACGCTATCTGGCTAATGAATTTCACTTAGAAGGTGGCAATCGCCGCCACGACGCTATGGAAGAATAG
- the murC gene encoding UDP-N-acetylmuramate--L-alanine ligase, producing MSKIYHFIGIKGSGMSALALMLHQMGYKVQGSDVEKYYFTQRGLEQAGITILSFSEANITDEVELIAGNAFREDNNVEVAYAINNNIPFKRYHEFLGHFMEQFTSLGVAGAHGKTSTTGLLSHVLKNITDTSYLIGDGTGRGSKDAKYFVFESDEYERHFMPYHPEYSIITNIDFDHPDYFTSIDDVFNAFNDYAKQVKKGLFLYGDDIYLRKIESDAPIYYYGFNDNDDFTAFDITRTTSGSDFKVKHDGKVLGTFHVPAFGRHNILNATAVIANLYVVGIDMELVAEHLKTFSGVKRRFTEKVVNGTTIIDDFAHHPTEIIATLDAARQKYPSREIVAIFQPHTFTRTIALLDEFAEALNQADSVYLAQIYGSAREVDHGDVKVEDLAAKIIKPAQVITVENVSPLLDYDDAVYVFMGAGDIQLYERSFEELLASLTKNRQ from the coding sequence ATGTCAAAAATCTATCATTTTATCGGAATTAAAGGCTCAGGAATGAGTGCGCTTGCCCTAATGCTTCATCAAATGGGCTACAAGGTTCAAGGAAGCGACGTTGAAAAGTATTATTTCACACAGCGTGGCTTGGAGCAAGCAGGCATTACCATTCTCTCTTTTTCTGAGGCAAATATCACAGACGAAGTTGAGTTGATTGCTGGAAATGCCTTTCGTGAAGATAACAATGTAGAAGTTGCCTACGCTATTAACAATAACATCCCATTTAAACGCTACCATGAGTTTTTGGGGCATTTTATGGAGCAGTTTACAAGTCTAGGTGTGGCTGGAGCTCACGGTAAGACCTCAACGACGGGGCTTTTATCACATGTTCTCAAAAACATCACAGATACGTCTTACCTCATCGGGGATGGGACTGGGCGTGGCTCTAAGGATGCCAAGTACTTCGTCTTTGAGTCTGACGAGTACGAGCGCCATTTCATGCCATATCATCCAGAGTACTCCATCATCACCAACATTGACTTTGACCATCCAGACTATTTCACAAGCATTGATGACGTCTTTAATGCCTTTAACGACTATGCTAAGCAGGTGAAAAAAGGCTTGTTCCTTTACGGGGACGATATTTATCTTCGTAAGATTGAGTCTGACGCACCGATTTATTATTATGGTTTCAATGACAATGACGACTTTACTGCTTTTGACATCACACGTACAACAAGCGGTTCTGATTTCAAGGTGAAGCACGATGGCAAAGTCTTAGGGACTTTCCATGTGCCAGCTTTTGGACGTCACAATATCCTCAATGCGACGGCTGTTATTGCTAACCTGTATGTCGTAGGGATTGATATGGAGCTAGTAGCTGAGCATCTAAAGACCTTCTCTGGAGTTAAACGTCGCTTTACTGAAAAGGTTGTCAACGGCACTACCATCATTGATGACTTTGCCCACCACCCAACTGAAATCATTGCAACACTGGATGCGGCACGTCAAAAATACCCATCTCGTGAGATTGTGGCGATTTTCCAGCCGCATACCTTTACACGTACCATTGCTCTCTTAGATGAGTTTGCAGAAGCACTCAACCAAGCGGACAGTGTCTATCTAGCACAGATTTACGGCTCTGCACGTGAGGTGGACCACGGCGATGTTAAAGTCGAAGATTTGGCAGCCAAGATTATCAAGCCAGCACAGGTGATTACAGTGGAAAATGTCTCACCGCTACTTGACTATGACGACGCTGTCTACGTCTTTATGGGAGCTGGAGACATTCAGCTCTACGAGCGCTCTTTTGAGGAGTTGCTTGCAAGCTTGACTAAAAATAGACAATAA